The DNA segment TATGCTATAGCTACCTTACACGGCCCGGGATCCTCATCCCCCGTGTAGTACACGGTAACCGGATCCTCGCCCGCTTGCAACTCCTCGTCAGGCTGTTTGGGAGGAGGTTCTACTCTGGCTAGGTAGATGGGGATGAGGGGAGTGTGGATCTCAAACATTATAGCCCGATGCCCTGAGCTCCTCCTCAACCTCCCTCCTCTCCCATGGGAACACGATCCACTTATCCAGGCTCTTAGAGTAGTAGTCTGGCACCAGGTTTGTCCAGGGCTTTATATATAGTGTGGCTGTCTTTACCTGGGCTGGAAGGTAGAGGTCAACAGCCTCTATAGCGTGTTGCAGGGTTAAACCAGAGTCGCTAACGTCATCCACTATAAGAACATTCTTGTCTTTAACCTCTATCACGAGCGGCTGTCTTAGGAAGGGTCTCGGCTTCCTAACCCCCACGGATGTGTAGAGCTTAATCTCGACCACACCTATATTCTTGACGCCTAGAGCGTCGGCGAGGAGGAGGGCGGGGACAATGCCGCCCCTCAGTATACCAACTATGACTTCCGGCTCGAAACCGCTCCTAACTATCTTATCGGCGACATCACTAACAGCATGCTCTATATCCCTCCACGTGAGGTGTATAAGCTCAACCCTCCTACCACTAACCTCCTTTGAACCCCCGTGGGTTACTGGCAGCACAATAACCTCCTCCTCCACCTCCTGGTCCTCTGGCAGTAGGCGGTAGTCGACTCCATCGACGAAAACCAGGTAGCCTGGCTTAGGCCTCCCCTCCTCGTCTATAGCCTCCTTAAGCCCCTCAACCTGCTCAACAGCCTTCCTCAAAACAGCACTCCAGCCAAGCTCTCCGCCCTCAACCTCTATGATCTCCCTTCCAACCCTCTCCCTAAGGCCTCCCATTAGCCTGACTCTAACCTTCCTACTAGTGGAGCTAGAACCTCCCTCCGTCGAATAGACGCTATTCATAATCTTATCCCCGCTAGGCCCGACGATCTAGTCTTATAATATCCTATGAGAGAGCCAGGCTTAATCAAGGTTGAAACCTGAGAGCCTTGTGTAGACTAGGATTTAGGATATAGGAGCAGAGGGCTCCCGGGTAGCTAGCCAGGCTGGAGGAGGTTGGTCTCCTGTTTATATCCTAGCAGACGCCTCCTCAGCCTTCTTCCTCTTGGCCGCCATATTGACGAGGTGTGTTATATAGCCTGCTATCTGGTTTCTAAGCTTCTTACTCCTATACTCTATGAGCTGTGATACTACTTTTTTATTGTGCTCGAAGTCGCCTGTGAAGAGATCAGGATACTTTTCGAGAAGCCTTCTAGCAGTCCTCTTAACAAGCCTTATTCTAACCTTACCCATGTTGCGATCCCCGGATCGTTAAGGGAGGGTTTCCGCGAGGCTTTATAATGTTCGCCTCTGCTAGTGTTTTTAAGCTTTTCCATCCATTGCTTCCTTGAAAAAGCTTATATAGAAGCGTAGTAACTTAGAGTTTACCGGAACTTATGGTTGACCGGGTGATAGAGATGGCGGTTCAGCAGCCTATGACAGAGCCTGTAGGTATCCCAGTTATAATACTCAAGGAGGGCACCCAGAGGTCCTACGGCCGTGAGGCCCTCAGAGCCAACATAATGGCTGTAAGAGCTATAGCCCAGATTCTGAAAACGACCTACGGCCCGAAAGGCATGGATAAAATGCTGGTCGATAGCCTGGGCGACATCACTATAACGAACAACGGAGCCACCATACTGGACAAGATGGATGTGGCCCACCCTGCTGCCAAGATGCTTGTGCAGATAAGTAAGGGCCAGGAGGATGAGGCGGGCGACGGGACTAAGACCACCGTCATATTCGCGGGCGAGCTTCTGAAGGAGGCTGAGAAGCTTCTAGACATTAATATCCACCCGACGATAATTGTGGAGGGCTATAAAGAGGCCCTCAGGAAGGCCAGCGAGGTTATAGAGTCTATAGCCGAGCCCGTCTCCTATGACGATGTTGAGAAGCTGAAGCTAATAGCCAAGACCAGCCTCAACAGCAAGGCTGTAGCCGAGGCTAGAGACTACTTCGCGGACCTCGCAGTAGAGGCCGTCAGGACCATAGCCGAGAAGAGGGGCGACAAGTGGTATGTCGACCTGAACAACATACAGATCGTCAAGAAGCATGGCGGCAGCCTAAGGGACACCAGGCTGGTCAGGGGTATAGTGCTCGACAAAGAGGTTGTCCACCCCGACATGCCCAGGAGGGTTGAGAACGCCAAGATAGCGCTACTCGACACGCCTCTAGAGATAGAGAAGCCCGAGATAGACCTGGAGATTAGCATAACCAGCCCCGAGCAGATAAAGGCCCTCTATGAGAAGCAGGAGAGGATACTCCAGGAGAAGATCGAGAAGATCGCCGCTACCGGTGCTAACGTCGTGATCACCCAGAAGGGCATCGACGACGTGGCCCAGCACTTCCTGGCGAAGAAGGGTATACTGGCTGTGAGGAGGGTGAAGAGGAGCGACATAGAGAAGATAGCCAGGGCTACGGGCGCTAGGATTGTGACCGACATAGACGATCTCAGGCCCGAGGACCTCGGCTACGCCGAGCTGGTTGAGGAGAGGAAGGTCGGAGAGGATAAGATGGTGTTCATAGAGGGCGCCAAGAACCCGAAGAGCGTCACCATACTACTCAGAGGCGGCTTCGAGAGGCTAGTCGACGAGGCTGAGAGGGCCCTCCACGACGCCCTCAGCGTAGTGGCCGACGCCATAATGGATGGTAAGATTGTGGCTGGCGGCGGCGCCGTCGAGGCGGAGATCGCTAAGGTGCTGTACGAGTACTCCTCTAAGCTGCCTGGCAAGACACAGCTGGCGGTCGAGGCCTTCGCTAGGGCTGTTGAGGCTCTACCCCAGGCCCTAGCCCACAACGCTGGCCACGACCCGATAGAGGTTCTCGTCAAGCTGAGGAGTGCCCACGAGAGGCCTGAGAACAAGTGGTACGGCGTAGACCTGGACACTGGCGATATAGTGGACATGTGGAGCAGGGGAGTGCTAGAGCCTATGAGGGTTAAGCTCAACGCGCTGAAGGCTGCTACAGAGGTGGCCTCCCTAATACTGAGGATCGACGACGTCATAGCCGCTAGGAAGGAAGAGGAGGAGAAGGAGGAGAAGAAGGGCGGGGAGGAGGAGTAAACCCCCAGCCCCCCAGTAAAGAGAGATACATCCCTTTTTAACACGTTTAATCCCCACCTAATTCCCGTCTAGTCGCACCTAACACCTCCTACGGCTCGGCCCTTTCAAACCCCCTCCTCCCAGCTATATCTTATAACTCTGTTTGTAGGCAGATTCGAGTTTGGAGTATTAGCGGTTGGCGAGAGCCGGGGTGGCTGCCTGTGGATGTTGAAGAGAGGTTCAACAGGATTGCTCGGAATACCGTCGAAATTGTTACCGTCGACGAGTTGAGGAGGCTACTGGAGTCAGGCGGGGGTATTAAGGGTTACATAGGCTATGAGCCCAGCGGCGTCGCCCATATAGGCTGGCTTGTGTGGATGTATAAGGTTAAGGATCTGGTGGAGGCCGGTGTAGATTTCTCCGTATTAGAGGCTACCTGGCACGCCTATATAAACGATAAGCTCGGGGGGGACATGGAACTCATTAGGACTGCCGCGAGGATTGTGAGGCGTGTTATGGAGGCTGCCGGAGTTCCCGCTGAGAGGGTTAGGTTTGTGGACGCTGAGGAGCTTGCCAGCGATAAAGACTACTGGGGGCTTGTCATAAGGGTTGCCAAGAGGGCCAGCCTGGCGAGGGTTAGGAGGGCGCTAACTATAATGGGTAGGAGGGCTGAGGAGGCCGAGGTCGACGCTTCAAAACTCATATACCCCCTAATGCAGGTGTCTGACATCTTCTACATGGACCTCGACATAGCCCTTGGAGGTATGGATCAGAGGAAAGCGCATATGCTGGCTAGGGATGTGGCCGAGAAGCTAGGCAGGAAGAAGCCTGTTGCAATCCACACCCCCATAATCTCTAGCCTCCAGGGCCCGGGGAGGATGGAGGCTTCCCCGGGTGAGATAGATGATGTACTGGCCGAGGTAAAGATGAGCAAGTCCAAGCCTGAGACTGCTGTGTTCGTGGTTGACAGCGACGAGGATATAAGGAGGAAGATAAGGAAGGCTTACTGCCCAGCCAGGCAG comes from the Aeropyrum camini SY1 = JCM 12091 genome and includes:
- a CDS encoding phosphoribosyltransferase family protein, whose amino-acid sequence is MNSVYSTEGGSSSTSRKVRVRLMGGLRERVGREIIEVEGGELGWSAVLRKAVEQVEGLKEAIDEEGRPKPGYLVFVDGVDYRLLPEDQEVEEEVIVLPVTHGGSKEVSGRRVELIHLTWRDIEHAVSDVADKIVRSGFEPEVIVGILRGGIVPALLLADALGVKNIGVVEIKLYTSVGVRKPRPFLRQPLVIEVKDKNVLIVDDVSDSGLTLQHAIEAVDLYLPAQVKTATLYIKPWTNLVPDYYSKSLDKWIVFPWERREVEEELRASGYNV
- a CDS encoding 30S ribosomal protein S17e, which codes for MGKVRIRLVKRTARRLLEKYPDLFTGDFEHNKKVVSQLIEYRSKKLRNQIAGYITHLVNMAAKRKKAEEASARI
- the thsB gene encoding thermosome subunit beta, translating into MAVQQPMTEPVGIPVIILKEGTQRSYGREALRANIMAVRAIAQILKTTYGPKGMDKMLVDSLGDITITNNGATILDKMDVAHPAAKMLVQISKGQEDEAGDGTKTTVIFAGELLKEAEKLLDINIHPTIIVEGYKEALRKASEVIESIAEPVSYDDVEKLKLIAKTSLNSKAVAEARDYFADLAVEAVRTIAEKRGDKWYVDLNNIQIVKKHGGSLRDTRLVRGIVLDKEVVHPDMPRRVENAKIALLDTPLEIEKPEIDLEISITSPEQIKALYEKQERILQEKIEKIAATGANVVITQKGIDDVAQHFLAKKGILAVRRVKRSDIEKIARATGARIVTDIDDLRPEDLGYAELVEERKVGEDKMVFIEGAKNPKSVTILLRGGFERLVDEAERALHDALSVVADAIMDGKIVAGGGAVEAEIAKVLYEYSSKLPGKTQLAVEAFARAVEALPQALAHNAGHDPIEVLVKLRSAHERPENKWYGVDLDTGDIVDMWSRGVLEPMRVKLNALKAATEVASLILRIDDVIAARKEEEEKEEKKGGEEE
- a CDS encoding tyrosine--tRNA ligase, translating into MDVEERFNRIARNTVEIVTVDELRRLLESGGGIKGYIGYEPSGVAHIGWLVWMYKVKDLVEAGVDFSVLEATWHAYINDKLGGDMELIRTAARIVRRVMEAAGVPAERVRFVDAEELASDKDYWGLVIRVAKRASLARVRRALTIMGRRAEEAEVDASKLIYPLMQVSDIFYMDLDIALGGMDQRKAHMLARDVAEKLGRKKPVAIHTPIISSLQGPGRMEASPGEIDDVLAEVKMSKSKPETAVFVVDSDEDIRRKIRKAYCPARQVQGNPVLEIARYVLFARDGFILRVERPSRYGGPVEYVSYEELERDYAEGRLHPLDLKNAVAESLVEIVRPIREAVLSDSTMRRALEVIEGRVTR